The genomic segment GCGGGCTAAGCTAGTCGGGTCCGCCCCCCAAGGGTGCCGCTCAACGCGACGCCCCGGCCACACGTTACGGATGCATCGGTGTCACTGCGGCCTATCGCCGCGCCTCGTTCACTGATTCCCCCACGATCATGCGACTCTCCGTCCGCCGCGCGCTGACCGCCTTGCTGCTGGTCGCCGCGCTCCCGATCGCCGCCGTCGCCCAGGGCCGGCTGACGACGCCCAAGCAGTTCTTCGGCCACGAAATTGGCGAAGACTACTGGCTGCCCAACTACACCCAGTTCGCCAAGTACTGGGAAACGCTGGCCAAGGAATCCGACCGGATGATCCTCGACACCATCGGCCTGACGGCCGAGGGACGTCCGCAGCTCATGGCCATCGTGTCGTCTCCGGAGAACATCAAGAACCGGGACAAGTACCGGCAGATTGCCGAGAAGCTCAGCCACGCCGAAGGCGTGACCGAGGCGCAGGCCAGGGCCCTCGCCAAGGAAGGCAAGGCGGTCATCTGGATTGACGGCGGCCTGCACGCCACCGAGGTGCTCGGCGCCAACCAGCTCATCGAGACCAACTGGCAGTTCGTGTCGCAGAATGACGACGAGACGCTGCGGATCCTGAACGACGTCATCCTCGTCTTCGTCCAGGCCAATCCGGACGGCATGCAACTGGTCGCCGACTGGTACATGCGCGAGAGCGACCCGAAGAAGCGCAACATGCAGATCCCGCGCCTCTACCAGAAGTACATCGGGCATGACAACAACCGCGATTTCTACGCGAACAACCAGCCCGAGACGATCAACATGAACCGCGTGCTGTACCAGGAATGGTACCCGCAGATCATGTACAACCATCACCAGACCGGTCCGGCCGGCACGGTGATGTTCGCGCCGCCCTTCCGCGACCCGATGAACTACAACCTGCACTCGCTGATCATGACCGGGCTCGACCAGGTCGGTTCGGCGATGCACGCACGCTTCGTGGCGGAGGACAAGCCGGGCGTCACGATGCGCGCGTCGACGCTCTACTCGACGTGGTGGAACGGCGGCCTGCGCACCGGCGCCTACTTCCACAACATCATCGGCCTGCTCACGGAGACGATCGGCAATCCGACGCCGATGCGCATCCCGTTTGTCCCCGACAAGCTGCTGCGCAGCGCCGACCTCCCGCTGCCGATCACGCCGCAGGAATGGCACTTCCGTCAGTCCATCGACTACTCGGTGACGGCCAACCGCGCGGTGCTCGATTTCGCGCAGCGCTACCGCGAGACGCTGCTGTTCCGCCAGTGGCAGATGGGCGCCGAGATGATCGCCGCCGGCAGCCAGGATTCGTGGACGGTGTGGCCCAAGCGGCTGCAGGCGATGAAGGACGCCATCGCCGCCGCCTCTCCGCGCGGCACCGACGTGAACGCGCCCGCCATTCCCAACCGCGGCGGACTCGGCAGCGGCGTCGCGGACCCCAAGTTCGCGGCCCTGCTGCGCGCGCCGGAACTGCGTGATCCGCGCGGCTACATCGTGCCCGCCAACCAGGCCGATTTCCCGACCGCGCTCAAGTTCATCGAGAAGCTGCAGCAGAATGCCGTCATCGTGCATCGCGCCACGGCGCCGTTCGCGGTGGCGGGCAAGTCGTATCCGGCGGGTTCGATCGTCGTGAAGACCAACCAGGCCTATCGGTCCATGGTGATCGACATGTTCGACCCGCAGGACCATCCGAACGATTTCCGGTATCCGGGCGCGCCGCCGACGCCGCCGTACGACAACGCCGGCTGGACGCTGGCGATGCTGATGGGCGTGCAGTACGACCGCGTGCTCGACGGCTTCGACTGCCCGTGCGAACGGGTCGAGCCCGCCAACCTCGTGACGGCGCCGGCGGGCGTGGTGGCCAAGAGCGGCACCTGGAAGCTCTCGCCCGTGCAGAACGATGCCTTCGCGGCGGTCGCGCGCCTGCTGAAGGGCGGCGTGGACGTGTACCGCGGCTTCGACGGCAACTTCTATGTCGCGTCGAACGGCAAGAGCCGCCCCATCGCCGAGAAGGCGGCCAAGGAACTGGGCGTCACGTTCGCGGAAGGCAAGCGTCCCGCCGGTGCGCAGAAGGTCACGGCACCGCGCGTCGCGCTCTTCGACCGCTACGGTGGCCAGATGCCATCGGGCCACACGCGCTGGCTGCTCGAACAGTTCGGGATGCCGTACACCGACATCTATCCGCAGGAGCTCGACGCGGGCAACCTGCGCGCCAAGTACGACGTGATCGTCTTCCCCGACGGCTCGATCCCGGCCGCGGCGGGCGGCGGACGGCGCGGTGGCTTCGGCGGCCTGGGACCCGACACCAACTCGCTGCCGCCGGAGTGGCGCAAGACCACGGGGAGCGTGACGGTGGACAAGACGGTGCCGCAGCTCAAGGCCTTCATGGAAGCCGGCGGCCGCATCGTGACGATCGGTTCGTCGTCGTCGCTGGCCCAGCACCTTGGCCTGCCGGTGGAGAACTACCTGACCGAAGGCGGCAAGCCGCTGCCGGCGGAGAAGTTCTACGTACCGGGCTCGATCCTGAAGGCGTCGTTCGACACGACGGCGATGGTGAGCAAGGGCATGGCGGCGCGGGCCGATGTCTTCTTCGACAACTCGCCGGTGTTCAAGCTCGGCGCCGACGCCGCGTCCAAGGGCGTGAAGCGCATCGCGTGGTATGAGACGTCGCCGCTGGTCTCCGGCTGGGCATGGGGCGAGAAGTACCTCGATGGCGGCACGGCGATCGCCGAGGCATCCGTGGGAACGGGAACGCTCTACCTGTTCGGCCCGGAAATCCTGTTCCGCGCGCAGCCGCACGGGACGTTCCGGCTGTTCTTCAACTCGCTGTACGCGGTGAAGCCGCCGGTGCAGTGATGGCGGATTGAGGGTCGGGAATCCGGAACGGGATCTCGGATCACGAACCCGGATCACGATGGGCGATCGGCTCGCGGCACATGCGAGTCCGTCGCCCATCGGCCGTTCTGTCGGCCCTGCGACGGAAGCCTCACGTGCGATGGCGGCCGCACACAAGTGTCATCTCCGTGTTGCCGCGTGTAGGTCCCCGTGGCAACTTCAAGTCGTAGTCGCGCCGACGCCGGCGCCATGTCGTTCCGTCGCCCCCTTCGTTCATCGTTCAGATCGCCGAAGCGTGACACAGCGCGAGACGCTCATCACCCACCGCTCCGCCCGTCGAAACTCGGTCGGGGAGACCATGGCGCCGCTTGGCCGCCTCTATCTCTGGTTTCCCACCGAGCAGGCGATGGCAAAGGTGGTGGCGCTGCTCCGCCAGCACACGCTCGACTTCGAGTCGGCGGCTGGCGATGCCCTCGTCCTGGACGTCGAGTGGTCCGTGCTCCGCGACATCGTCGGGCCCCTGCGACGCCTGCTCACGCACGGCGAGGCCGACGAGACGCGCGTGCTGTACAAGCCCGCCGGCGGCGCGCTCTCCATCGGCGACTTCCCGACCGTCAAGTCGTATTCGCAGTTCGCGCTCGTCAGCCAGAGCACCTGGCTGCGGGAACTGCTCGACACCCGGCGCTACACGAGCGTGCTGCAGCCGATCGTGCACGCCGACGCCCCCGAGCAGGTGTACGCGCGCGAGGCGCTGCTGCGCGGGGCCGAACGCGACGGCGGCGTGGTGCATGCGCAGTACCTCTTCGAGGTGGCGCGCGGCTGCGGCATGCTCGCCGAGCTCGACCTCGCCGCGCGCGACTCGGCCATCGACACGATGACGCGGGCCGGGCACCCGGAATCGCTCTTCCTGAACCTCACCCCCAGCGCCATCGACGATCCGCTGGCCGCCCTCGCGCACACCGTGGCGCAGATCGACCGGCTGCAGCTGCCGCACGAACGCGTCGTCTTCGAGGTGGTGGAGAGCGAGCACGCGCCGGACATCGTGCACCTGCGCGGACTGCTCGCGACCTACCGTGATGCCGGCTTCCGCGTGGCGCTCGATGACGTGGGGGCGGGCTACTCCTCGCTGAACCGCCTGCACCAGCTGCGCCCCGAGTTCATCAAGCTCGACATGGACCTCGTGCGTGGCGTGGACCGCGATCCGTACAAGGCGCTCATCGCGCGCAAGACGATCGAGATCGCCACCGAACTCGGCATCGCGACCATCGCCGAAGGGGTCGAGTCCCCTGGCGAGCTGGAGTGGGCGCAGGCGCATGGCGCCGCCTACGTGCAGGGCTATGCGACGGGCCGACCCAGCGAACCGATCTTCGGCCAGACCTGAGCATCCGAAACCCCGCCGTCCGCCGGGCGTAGGGTAATCGACCCCAATCGGAGTGCCGCGATGTTTGCCCTGCTCGCTCGCCTGTTCGCGCTGCGTCCGCTGCTTGGCGTGGCAGTCCTCGGCATTCCGGTGCTCGGGCTCATCGCCATTGGCCTCACGGTCGTGGTCGTCGGCAAGCTGCTGCTCTTCGTCGTGCTCCCCATCGCGCTGGTGGTCTGGCTGGTGAAGCGCGTCTTCCGGCCGCACGACGACCTGGTGCCGCCGCCGGCATAGGGCGGGCGCCGTCGTGCGGCAGATCGCGGGCGCCGCCCCGGGCGCCGCCCTTGATCGACGCGGCGCGGGGCGCCACCTTGCCGACGCGCCATGACCGCCCGCCTCCCACTCGCCTCGCTCCTCCTGTCGTGCGCCGCCATCGCCGGCGCATACGGCTTGGCGTTCCTGCCGGGCGGCGCGCCGCCTCTGGCGGCGTGGGGCCTCGCGCTGGGCAGCGCGGGAGCGCTGTCGTCCACGATGGCCCTGGGCGCGATGCGCACGGGACGGCTGCGGCCCATCGCCCTGCTCGCGTGCGTGCTGACCTTTCTCGTCGTGGGCGGCGCCTTCGCGGTGGTGCTCCTGCTGCCTCCCGCCGAGGGCGCGTCGGCCACCCTGGTGCTCGGCCTGCCGCTGCGCACGGCCATCGTGCTCTACGGCGTGGGCGTAGTGCCGATGCTGTTCCTCCCGCTGGCCTATGCGGCGTCGTTCGACTCCGACACGCTGAATGAAGCCGACATCGAACGGGTGCGGCGGGCCGCGCCGGAGCGCACGCCGTGACCGGCTGGTTCGCGGTGCAGGCCGGGACGCCGGCGGCGCTCCGCCGGCCGGAGATCATCGGTGTCGCGGTGCTGTATTTCCTCGTCGTCGCGATCATCGGCGTATGGGCGACGCGCCACACGCGCAGCGCGCGCGACTTCTTCGTGGCGGGGCAGGGCATCGGCATCGTGACCCTCGCCGTTGCGGCGATGGCCAGTACGCTGTCGGGCTTCGCGTTCATTGGCGGACCGGGGCTCGTCTACTCGGCGGGCACCGGTGCGGTCTTCATCATCCTGTCGGCGTCCATCACGAACACGATGGGGGCATGGGTGCTGGCACGGCGCATGCGCCTGCTCGGCGAAGCGCGGGGACTGATCACCGTTCCCGACGCCATCGGCGCGC from the Gemmatimonadaceae bacterium genome contains:
- a CDS encoding EAL domain-containing protein, producing the protein MTQRETLITHRSARRNSVGETMAPLGRLYLWFPTEQAMAKVVALLRQHTLDFESAAGDALVLDVEWSVLRDIVGPLRRLLTHGEADETRVLYKPAGGALSIGDFPTVKSYSQFALVSQSTWLRELLDTRRYTSVLQPIVHADAPEQVYAREALLRGAERDGGVVHAQYLFEVARGCGMLAELDLAARDSAIDTMTRAGHPESLFLNLTPSAIDDPLAALAHTVAQIDRLQLPHERVVFEVVESEHAPDIVHLRGLLATYRDAGFRVALDDVGAGYSSLNRLHQLRPEFIKLDMDLVRGVDRDPYKALIARKTIEIATELGIATIAEGVESPGELEWAQAHGAAYVQGYATGRPSEPIFGQT
- a CDS encoding M14 metallopeptidase family protein codes for the protein MRLSVRRALTALLLVAALPIAAVAQGRLTTPKQFFGHEIGEDYWLPNYTQFAKYWETLAKESDRMILDTIGLTAEGRPQLMAIVSSPENIKNRDKYRQIAEKLSHAEGVTEAQARALAKEGKAVIWIDGGLHATEVLGANQLIETNWQFVSQNDDETLRILNDVILVFVQANPDGMQLVADWYMRESDPKKRNMQIPRLYQKYIGHDNNRDFYANNQPETINMNRVLYQEWYPQIMYNHHQTGPAGTVMFAPPFRDPMNYNLHSLIMTGLDQVGSAMHARFVAEDKPGVTMRASTLYSTWWNGGLRTGAYFHNIIGLLTETIGNPTPMRIPFVPDKLLRSADLPLPITPQEWHFRQSIDYSVTANRAVLDFAQRYRETLLFRQWQMGAEMIAAGSQDSWTVWPKRLQAMKDAIAAASPRGTDVNAPAIPNRGGLGSGVADPKFAALLRAPELRDPRGYIVPANQADFPTALKFIEKLQQNAVIVHRATAPFAVAGKSYPAGSIVVKTNQAYRSMVIDMFDPQDHPNDFRYPGAPPTPPYDNAGWTLAMLMGVQYDRVLDGFDCPCERVEPANLVTAPAGVVAKSGTWKLSPVQNDAFAAVARLLKGGVDVYRGFDGNFYVASNGKSRPIAEKAAKELGVTFAEGKRPAGAQKVTAPRVALFDRYGGQMPSGHTRWLLEQFGMPYTDIYPQELDAGNLRAKYDVIVFPDGSIPAAAGGGRRGGFGGLGPDTNSLPPEWRKTTGSVTVDKTVPQLKAFMEAGGRIVTIGSSSSLAQHLGLPVENYLTEGGKPLPAEKFYVPGSILKASFDTTAMVSKGMAARADVFFDNSPVFKLGADAASKGVKRIAWYETSPLVSGWAWGEKYLDGGTAIAEASVGTGTLYLFGPEILFRAQPHGTFRLFFNSLYAVKPPVQ